In the genome of Geotrypetes seraphini chromosome 14, aGeoSer1.1, whole genome shotgun sequence, one region contains:
- the LOC117348501 gene encoding olfactory receptor 13G1-like, giving the protein MEENNQSMPVEFYMIGLSSCQYLQPLFFTIFLVIYMAALLGNVAITTVIASDSRLHTPMYFFLVNLSVLDICCTTAAIPKILQIIRSKEKMMSFSECIAQLCIFSSVLGTETMLLTVMAYDRYVAICQPLHYGTIMSRRSCILLAAAVWLLGFVNSMVHTSLILRLKFCQRNIIDHLLCEIPPVLKVACSDTYFNNVAIIIADVILGMVCFLLTVVSYTYIISAILKIRSADKKKKAFSTCASHLTVVTLFYGGIIYTYVRPAFSNVLAADKVMSALYTIASPVLNPIIYSLRNKEVINALKKLLERKVCSYK; this is encoded by the coding sequence ATGGAAGAAAACAACCAGAGCATGCCCGTAGAGTTTTATATGATTGGCCTGTCTAGTTGCCAATATCTCCAGCCTTTGTTCTTCACCATCTTTCTCGTTATCTACATGGCAGCTTTGCTCGGCAACGTCGCAATCACTACCGTCATTGCTTCTGACTCTCGTCTTCATACTCCCATGTACTTCTTTCTCGTTAACTTGTCCGTCTTGGACATCTGTTGCACAACAGCTGCTATTCCTAAAATTTTACAGATCATCCGCTCTAAGGAGAAAATGATGTCCTTCTCTGAATGCATAGCTCAGTTGTGTATCTTCTCCTCAGTCTTAGGTACAGAGACCATGCTCTTGACGGTGATGGCTTACGACCGTTATGTTGCAATATGCCAACCACTGCATTATGGTACCATTATGAGCAGGAGGTCATGCATTCTTCTGGCTGCGGCCGTCTGGCTACTTGGGTTCGTTAATTCAATGGTGCACACTAGCTTAATCCTGAGGTTAAAATTTTGCCAGCGCAATATCATTGACCATTTACTCTGTGAAATCCCCCCAGTGTTAAAGGTGGCCTGCTCAGACACTTATTTCAATAATGTAGCAATTATAATTGCAGATGTTATATTGGGCATGGTTTGTTTCCTTCTAACAGTCGTATCTTACACATATATCATCTCGGCCATATTAAAAATCCGTTCAGCTGACAAAAAGAAGAAAGCCTTTTCTACCTGTGCATCCCACCTCACCGTTGTGACGTTGTTCTATGGGGGTATTATTTACACCTACGTCCGACCTGCTTTCAGCAACGTCCTGGCGGCTGATAAAGTAATGTCTGCTCTTTATACAATTGCCTCGCCTGTTCTGAATCCCATTATTTACAGTTTGAGAAACAAAGAGGTTATCAATGCTCTCAAGAAACTACTAGAAAGAAAGGTGTGCTCGTATAAATAA
- the LOC117348143 gene encoding olfactory receptor 469-like, translated as MARRNQTTVTEFILLGFSDLPKLQSLLFIAFFFMYVLTVLGNVSIITIIRASLQLHTPMYFFISNLSILDLCYSSTITPQLLVNLMVKKKTISLIGCAIQFFSFTTLGTAECYLLAVMAYDRYVAICNPLLYTSVMTRKMCIQLVTTVYIGGFVNSFTQVSNAFSLSFCGSNEIKQFFCDIPALLKLACSSTVINETILSFMGFFITNISLVVIILSYSYIIAAILRIRSAEGRQKAFSTCSSHFITVILFFGTLIIMYVIPSSHYSLNKSRMVSVVYTVIIPMLNPMIYSLRNNDVKNALKKSFRPRRFSALK; from the coding sequence ATGGCAAGAAGAAACCAAACCACCGTGACCGAGTTCATCCTCTTGGGATTTTCTGACCTCCCCAAGCTGCAGAGTTTACTGTTCATTGCGTTTTTCTTCATGTATGTTCTCACTGTACTAGGGAACGTCAGCATCATCACCATAATTAGGGCTAGTCTTCAGCTTCACACACCCATGTACTTTTTCATCAGCAACTTATCGATCTTAGACCTCTGTTATTCTTCAACAATAACCCCCCAACTATTGGTGAACCTCATGGTGAAGAAAAAAACCATTTCTCTGATTGGGTGTGCTATCCAGTTCTTCAGTTTTACAACGCTGGGGACCGCAGAGTGTTATTTGCTGGCCGTGATGGCGTACGATCGTTATGTGGCGATATGCAACCCATTGCTTTATACTTCCGTTATGACCAGAAAAATGTGTATCCAGTTAGTGACCACGGTTTACATAGGTggctttgtaaactcttttaCACAAGTTAGTAAtgccttctctctctcattctgtGGTTCCAATGAGATCAAACAATTCTTTTGCGATATCCCCGCACTGTTAAAGCTCGCTTGCTCAAGTACTGTAATCAATGAGACTATACTATCTTTCATGGGTTTCTTTATTACCAACATTTCATTGGTGGTGATAATTCTCTCTTACAGTTACATTATCGCCGCCATCTTGAGAATCCGTTCTGCAGAGGGACGAcaaaaggccttttccacgtgcTCCTCCCATTTTATCACCGTGATTTTATTCTTTGGAACACTTATTATCATGTATGTAATTCCGAGTTCCCATTACTCACTAAACAAAAGTAGAATGGTTTCTGTAGTGTACACGGTGATAATCCCTATGTTGAATCCCATGATTTACAGTCTCAGGAACAACGATGTCAAAAATGCGCTGAAAAAAAGCTTTAGACCACGGCGGTTTTCAGCATTAAAATGA
- the LOC117348363 gene encoding olfactory receptor 1020-like isoform X2, translating to MDIGRGNTFVTKFILLGFSDLFELQSLLFSLFLVMYLFTLLGNISIITIIRMEPNLHTPMYYFLTNLSFVDICYSSTITPKALISFKEEQTRISLLGCTVQVFSYVALATSECLLLVTMAYDRYVAICNPLLYTVVMTRRVCIMLVTSVYMLSIVYSLIQTGNIFSLTFCGSNEINHFYCDIPPLLKLSCSDTYFNEMVLSTLAGIVGFLAVTAIVLSYIFIISAILRIRSSKGRHKAFSTCASHFITVILFFGTLIFTYVIPSSRFSLYINRVVSVVYTMVIPMVNPMIYSLRNKDVKQALRKVLEKKWSC from the exons atggacataggaaggggcaat ACGTTTGTGACCAAATTCATCCTCTTAGGATTTTCAGACCTCTTCGAGCTACAGAGTTTACTCTTCAGTCTATTTTTGGTCATGTATCTTTTCACCCTACTGGGAAACATCAGTATCATCACGATCATTAGAATGGAACCCAATCTTCACACGCCCATGTACTATTTTCTCACTAATTTATCATTTGTAGATATCTGTTACTCTTCAACAATCACTCCAAAAGCACTGATCAGCTTCAAAGAGGAGCAAACAAGAATTTCCCTGTTGGGTTGTACTGTACAGGTGTTCAGTTATGTTGCCTTGGCAACTTCAGAGTGTTTGCTGCTTGTAACGATGGCATATGATCGTTATGTGGCAATATGTAACCCGCTGCTTTATACTGTTGTAATGACTAGGAGAGTTTGTATCATGCTAGTAACAAGTGTGTACATGCTTAGCATAGTATATTCACTGATACAAACTggtaatatattttctttgacatTCTGTGGATCCAATGAGATCAATCATTTCTATTGTGATATCCCTCCACTGTTAAAACTCTCCTGCTCTGATACCTACTTTAACGAAATGGTCTTATCTACTCTTGCTGGCATTGTTGGTTTTCTAGCAGTTACAGCAATAGTCCTGTCGTACATTTTCATTATTTCTGCGATCCTGAGAATCCGTTCTTCAAAGGGCAGACACAAAGCGTTCTCCACTTGTGCATCTCACTTTATcacagtgattttatttttcggGACTCTAATCTTCACATATGTAATCCCAAGTTCCCGTTTCTCTCTGTACATAAATCGTGTGGTTTCTGTAGTATATACCATGGTAATTCCTATGGTAAATCCCATGATCTACAGCCTCAGGAACAAAGACGTGAAACAAGCACTAAGAAAAGTCCTGGAGAAAAAATGGTCTTGTTAA
- the LOC117348363 gene encoding olfactory receptor 1020-like isoform X3 translates to MGNSNQTFVTKFILLGFSDLFELQSLLFSLFLVMYLFTLLGNISIITIIRMEPNLHTPMYYFLTNLSFVDICYSSTITPKALISFKEEQTRISLLGCTVQVFSYVALATSECLLLVTMAYDRYVAICNPLLYTVVMTRRVCIMLVTSVYMLSIVYSLIQTGNIFSLTFCGSNEINHFYCDIPPLLKLSCSDTYFNEMVLSTLAGIVGFLAVTAIVLSYIFIISAILRIRSSKGRHKAFSTCASHFITVILFFGTLIFTYVIPSSRFSLYINRVVSVVYTMVIPMVNPMIYSLRNKDVKQALRKVLEKKWSC, encoded by the exons ATGGGAAATA GCAACCAGACGTTTGTGACCAAATTCATCCTCTTAGGATTTTCAGACCTCTTCGAGCTACAGAGTTTACTCTTCAGTCTATTTTTGGTCATGTATCTTTTCACCCTACTGGGAAACATCAGTATCATCACGATCATTAGAATGGAACCCAATCTTCACACGCCCATGTACTATTTTCTCACTAATTTATCATTTGTAGATATCTGTTACTCTTCAACAATCACTCCAAAAGCACTGATCAGCTTCAAAGAGGAGCAAACAAGAATTTCCCTGTTGGGTTGTACTGTACAGGTGTTCAGTTATGTTGCCTTGGCAACTTCAGAGTGTTTGCTGCTTGTAACGATGGCATATGATCGTTATGTGGCAATATGTAACCCGCTGCTTTATACTGTTGTAATGACTAGGAGAGTTTGTATCATGCTAGTAACAAGTGTGTACATGCTTAGCATAGTATATTCACTGATACAAACTggtaatatattttctttgacatTCTGTGGATCCAATGAGATCAATCATTTCTATTGTGATATCCCTCCACTGTTAAAACTCTCCTGCTCTGATACCTACTTTAACGAAATGGTCTTATCTACTCTTGCTGGCATTGTTGGTTTTCTAGCAGTTACAGCAATAGTCCTGTCGTACATTTTCATTATTTCTGCGATCCTGAGAATCCGTTCTTCAAAGGGCAGACACAAAGCGTTCTCCACTTGTGCATCTCACTTTATcacagtgattttatttttcggGACTCTAATCTTCACATATGTAATCCCAAGTTCCCGTTTCTCTCTGTACATAAATCGTGTGGTTTCTGTAGTATATACCATGGTAATTCCTATGGTAAATCCCATGATCTACAGCCTCAGGAACAAAGACGTGAAACAAGCACTAAGAAAAGTCCTGGAGAAAAAATGGTCTTGTTAA
- the LOC117348363 gene encoding olfactory receptor 1020-like isoform X1, producing the protein MDIGRGNVTFVTKFILLGFSDLFELQSLLFSLFLVMYLFTLLGNISIITIIRMEPNLHTPMYYFLTNLSFVDICYSSTITPKALISFKEEQTRISLLGCTVQVFSYVALATSECLLLVTMAYDRYVAICNPLLYTVVMTRRVCIMLVTSVYMLSIVYSLIQTGNIFSLTFCGSNEINHFYCDIPPLLKLSCSDTYFNEMVLSTLAGIVGFLAVTAIVLSYIFIISAILRIRSSKGRHKAFSTCASHFITVILFFGTLIFTYVIPSSRFSLYINRVVSVVYTMVIPMVNPMIYSLRNKDVKQALRKVLEKKWSC; encoded by the exons atggacataggaaggggcaatgtt ACGTTTGTGACCAAATTCATCCTCTTAGGATTTTCAGACCTCTTCGAGCTACAGAGTTTACTCTTCAGTCTATTTTTGGTCATGTATCTTTTCACCCTACTGGGAAACATCAGTATCATCACGATCATTAGAATGGAACCCAATCTTCACACGCCCATGTACTATTTTCTCACTAATTTATCATTTGTAGATATCTGTTACTCTTCAACAATCACTCCAAAAGCACTGATCAGCTTCAAAGAGGAGCAAACAAGAATTTCCCTGTTGGGTTGTACTGTACAGGTGTTCAGTTATGTTGCCTTGGCAACTTCAGAGTGTTTGCTGCTTGTAACGATGGCATATGATCGTTATGTGGCAATATGTAACCCGCTGCTTTATACTGTTGTAATGACTAGGAGAGTTTGTATCATGCTAGTAACAAGTGTGTACATGCTTAGCATAGTATATTCACTGATACAAACTggtaatatattttctttgacatTCTGTGGATCCAATGAGATCAATCATTTCTATTGTGATATCCCTCCACTGTTAAAACTCTCCTGCTCTGATACCTACTTTAACGAAATGGTCTTATCTACTCTTGCTGGCATTGTTGGTTTTCTAGCAGTTACAGCAATAGTCCTGTCGTACATTTTCATTATTTCTGCGATCCTGAGAATCCGTTCTTCAAAGGGCAGACACAAAGCGTTCTCCACTTGTGCATCTCACTTTATcacagtgattttatttttcggGACTCTAATCTTCACATATGTAATCCCAAGTTCCCGTTTCTCTCTGTACATAAATCGTGTGGTTTCTGTAGTATATACCATGGTAATTCCTATGGTAAATCCCATGATCTACAGCCTCAGGAACAAAGACGTGAAACAAGCACTAAGAAAAGTCCTGGAGAAAAAATGGTCTTGTTAA
- the LOC117348363 gene encoding olfactory receptor 1020-like isoform X4 encodes MEGNQTFVTKFILLGFSDLFELQSLLFSLFLVMYLFTLLGNISIITIIRMEPNLHTPMYYFLTNLSFVDICYSSTITPKALISFKEEQTRISLLGCTVQVFSYVALATSECLLLVTMAYDRYVAICNPLLYTVVMTRRVCIMLVTSVYMLSIVYSLIQTGNIFSLTFCGSNEINHFYCDIPPLLKLSCSDTYFNEMVLSTLAGIVGFLAVTAIVLSYIFIISAILRIRSSKGRHKAFSTCASHFITVILFFGTLIFTYVIPSSRFSLYINRVVSVVYTMVIPMVNPMIYSLRNKDVKQALRKVLEKKWSC; translated from the coding sequence ATGGAAGGCAACCAGACGTTTGTGACCAAATTCATCCTCTTAGGATTTTCAGACCTCTTCGAGCTACAGAGTTTACTCTTCAGTCTATTTTTGGTCATGTATCTTTTCACCCTACTGGGAAACATCAGTATCATCACGATCATTAGAATGGAACCCAATCTTCACACGCCCATGTACTATTTTCTCACTAATTTATCATTTGTAGATATCTGTTACTCTTCAACAATCACTCCAAAAGCACTGATCAGCTTCAAAGAGGAGCAAACAAGAATTTCCCTGTTGGGTTGTACTGTACAGGTGTTCAGTTATGTTGCCTTGGCAACTTCAGAGTGTTTGCTGCTTGTAACGATGGCATATGATCGTTATGTGGCAATATGTAACCCGCTGCTTTATACTGTTGTAATGACTAGGAGAGTTTGTATCATGCTAGTAACAAGTGTGTACATGCTTAGCATAGTATATTCACTGATACAAACTggtaatatattttctttgacatTCTGTGGATCCAATGAGATCAATCATTTCTATTGTGATATCCCTCCACTGTTAAAACTCTCCTGCTCTGATACCTACTTTAACGAAATGGTCTTATCTACTCTTGCTGGCATTGTTGGTTTTCTAGCAGTTACAGCAATAGTCCTGTCGTACATTTTCATTATTTCTGCGATCCTGAGAATCCGTTCTTCAAAGGGCAGACACAAAGCGTTCTCCACTTGTGCATCTCACTTTATcacagtgattttatttttcggGACTCTAATCTTCACATATGTAATCCCAAGTTCCCGTTTCTCTCTGTACATAAATCGTGTGGTTTCTGTAGTATATACCATGGTAATTCCTATGGTAAATCCCATGATCTACAGCCTCAGGAACAAAGACGTGAAACAAGCACTAAGAAAAGTCCTGGAGAAAAAATGGTCTTGTTAA